One Trichoderma asperellum chromosome 5, complete sequence genomic region harbors:
- a CDS encoding uncharacterized protein (BUSCO:EOG092D4QXS~EggNog:ENOG41): protein MGKRKSSSRKPMGPKRADPLPTTFTCLFCNHEKSVTVKLDRKAGVGQLDCRICGQKFQCAVNYLSAAVDVYGEWVDAAEAVSKADGGIGSAGRGYGARRLTDSKNTIDEHEEIDHDDY from the exons ATGGGAAAGCGCAAATCCTCGTCAAGAAAACCCATGGGGCCCAAGAGG GCTGATCCCTTACCAACCACATTCACTTGCCTCTTCTGCAACCATGAGAAGTCGGTAACGGTCAAGCTTGACAGGAAAGCTGGTGTCGGCCAGCTAGACTGTCGCATCTGCGGGCAAAAATTCCAATGCGCCGTCAACT ACCTCTCGGCTGCCGTTGATGTGTATGGAGAAtgggttgatgctgctg AGGCAGTCTCGAAGGCAGATGGTGGAATTGGCAGCGCCGGCAGAGGGTATGGTGCTCGAAGGCTTACTGACAGCAAAAATACCATTGACGAGCACGAGGAGATCGATCACGACGATTATTGA
- the FUR1 gene encoding Uracil phosphoribosyltransferase, synthesizes UMP from uracil, producing the protein MAEKPTTASAPTQCVGPTFKGIDEKPSATVSAVVPFDNVYVLPQTPQLIALLSMIRNKDTERADFIFYSNRIIRLLVEEGLNHLPVIERSITTPVGRTYNGLMFQGKICGVSIMRAGEAMEQGLRDCCRSVRIGKILIQRDEDTSQPKLFYDKLPEDIANRWVLLLDPMFATGGSATMAVEVLKGRGVPEERILFLNLIASPEGITTFAAKFPRLKVVTAFIDEGLDEKNYIVPGLGDFGDRFYTI; encoded by the exons ATGGCTGAGAAACCGACAACAGCTTCTGCACCCACGCAGTGCGTCGGCCCGACATTCAAGGGCATTGACGAGAAGCCGAGTGCCACTGTATCTGCTGTGGTGCCGTTCGATAACGTCTATGTCTTGCCGCAAACCCCCCAGTTGATTGCCCTTCTGTC CATGATAAGAAACAAGGACACCGAGCGAGCAGATTTCATCTTTTATTCGAACAGAATTATCCGGTTGCTAGTAGAAGAAGGCCTGAACCATCTGCCCGTCATTGAGCGAAGCATCACTACCCCTGTCGGTCGCACCTATAATGGTCTTATGTTCCAGGGCAAGATATGTGGTGTCTCGATTAtgcgagctggagaagcgatGGAGCAAGGACTACGAGACTGCTGCCGCTCTGTAAGAATTGGAAAGATATTGATTCAGCGGGATGAAGACACATCGCAGCCCAAACTTTTCTATGATAAGCTCCCTGAAGATATTGCGAACCGATGGGTTCTTCTGCTAGACCCTATGTTTGCCACAG GTGGCTCCGCTACAATGGCCGTCGAAGTCCTCAAAGGCCGAGGGGTGCCTGAAGAGCGCATTCTATTCCTCAATTTGATTGCCAGCCCAGAGGGAATCACAACCTTTGCCGCGAAATTCCCCCGACTCAAGGTTGTAACGGCGTTTATTGACGAG GGtttggatgagaagaa TTATATTGTGCCTGGTCTTGGAGACTTTGGCGACCGATTCTATACGATTTGA
- the RPL12 gene encoding 60S ribosomal protein uL11, translating to MPPKFDPNEVKVIHLRATGGEVGASSALAPKIGPLGLSPKKVGEDIAKATGDWKGLRVTVKLTIQNRQAQVSVVPTASSLIIKALKEPPRDRKKEKNIKHNKSITIDEVIEIARTMRYKSFAKELKGSVKEILGTAYSVGCQVDGKPPQSVIEAIDNGEIEIPEE from the exons ATGC CTCCCAAGTTCGATCCCAACGAGGTCAAGGTCAT CCACCTCCGTGCCACCGGTGGTGAGGTTGGTGCCTCTTCGGCCCTTGCTCCTAAGATCGGTCCTCTTGGTCTCTCCCCCAAGAAGGTTGGTGAAGATATCGCCAAGGCTACCGGTGACTGG AAAGGTCTCCGTGTCACCGTCAAGTTGACCATCCAGAACCGTCAGGCTCAGGTCTCTGTTGTTCCCactgcctcttctctcatcaTCAAGGCCCTCAAGGAGCCCCCGCGTGAtcgcaagaaggagaagaacatCAAGCACAACAAGTCTATCACCATTGACGAGGTCATCGAGATTGCCCGCACCATGCGCTACAAGTCCTTCGCCAAGGAGCTGAAGGGTAGTGTCAAGGAGATTCTGGGAACTGCTTACTCTGTCGGCTGCCAGGTCGACGGCAAGCCCCCTCAGTCCGTCATCGAGGCTATCGACAACGGCGAGATTGAGA TTCCTGAGGAGTAA
- the RPS1 gene encoding 40S ribosomal protein eS1, which yields MAVGKNKRLSKGKKGLKKKTVDPFSRKDWYSIKAPNPFNIRDVGKTLVNRTTGLKNANDALKGRIVEVSLADLQKDEDHSFRKVRLRVDEVQGKSCLTNFHGLDFTSDKLRSLVRKWQTLIEANITVKTTDDYLIRLFAIAFTKRRPNQIKKTTYAASSQIRAIRRKMTDIITREASSCTLTQLVSKLIPEVIGREIEKSTQGIYPLQNVHIRKVKLLKAPKFDLGALMALHGESGTDDQGQKVEREFKERVLEEV from the exons ATGGCTGTTGGAAA GAACAAGAGACTctccaagggcaagaagggcCTTAAGAAGAAGACCGTGGACCCTTTCTCCCGAAAGGACTGGTACTCTATCAAG GCTCCTAACCCCTTCAACATCCGAGA TGTTGGCAAGACTCTTGTGAACCGGACAACCGGTCTCAAGAACGCGAACGATGCCCTCAAGGGCCGCATCGTCGAGGTCTCTCTCGCCGACCTCCAGAAGGATGAGGACCACTCATTCCGCAAGGTTCGCCTCCGCGTCGACGAGGTCCAGGGCAAGAGCTGCCTGACCAACTTCCACGGCCTTGACTTCACATCCGACAAGCTCCGATCCCTGGTCCGCAAGTGGCAGACTCTGATTGAGGCCAACATCACCGTCAAGACCACCGATGACTACCTCATCCGCCTCTTCGCCATCGCCTTCACCAAGCGACGCCCCAACCAGATCAAGAAGACCACCTACGCTGCTTCTTCCCAGATCCGCGCCATTCGACGCAAGATGACTGACATCATCACCCGCGAGGCTTCCAGCTGCACTCTCACCCAGCTGGTTTCCAAGCTGATCCCCGAGGTTATTGGCCGCGAGATCGAGAAGTCCACCCAGGGCATCTACCCCCTCCAGAAC GTCCACATCCGCAAGGTTAAGCTGCTGAAGGCCCCCAAGTTCGACCTGGGTGCCCTGATGGCCCTCCACGGCGAGTCTGGCACTGACGACCAGGGCCAGAAGGTTGAGCGGGAGTTCAAGGAGCGTGTTTTGGAGGAGGTCTGA
- a CDS encoding uncharacterized protein (EggNog:ENOG41~TransMembrane:1 (o12-32i)): MGPPKPPVPHVAPIYRVTATALGAGMWFWLMYRAKKDGPVLLGWKHPWDH, translated from the exons atgggTCCCCCGAAGCCTCCCGTTCCTCACGTCGCCCCGATCTACCGAGTCACAGCCACTGCCCTTGGCGCGGGAATGTGGTTCTGG CTGATGTACCGGGCAAAGAAAGATG GCCCCGTTCTGCTTGGATGGAAGCACCCCTGGGACCACTAG
- the SER33 gene encoding D-3-phosphoglycerate dehydrogenase 2, which yields MSSARDINASVPIAHRPAVSTSWGQNLSTSPTATFQSPPASFGAGLQPRKSVPKVLKPFNTQDIKILLLENVNQTGRDILTGQGYQVEALKTSLPEDQLIEKIRDVHVIGIRSKTKLSEKVLSEAKNLIVIGCFCIGTNQVDLNYAARRGIAVFNSPFANSRSVAELVIAEIITLARQLGDRSLEMHRGTWNKVSAKCWEVRGKTLGIVGYGHIGSQLSVLAEALGMSVIYYDVVTLMALGTARQVPTLDNLLEEADFVTLHVPDLPETRNMISTAQLARMKEGSYLINASRGTVVDIPALIQAMRSGNIAGAALDVYPNEPAGNGDYFTNNLNQWGEELRSLSNLILTPHIGGSTEEAQSAIGVEVADALVRYINLGITLGSVNLPEVQLRSLTLDEPDHARVIYIHRNVPGVLRKVNEILGDHNVDKQLSDSKGDLAYLMADISNVRYEQIKDIVESLESLSSCIMTRVLY from the exons ATGTCTTCAGCTCGCGATATCAACGCTAGCGTTCCAATTGCTCACAGACCTGCGGTCTCAACCAGCTGGGGTCAAAATCTTTCGACATCGCCCACTGCCACCTTCCAGTCGCCTCCAGCCAGCTTTGGCGCCGGATTGCAGCCTCGCAAGAGCGTGCCCAAAGTGCTCAAGCCCTTCAATACCCAAGACATCAAGATCTTGCTGCTAGAAAATGTCAACCAGACGGGACGAGACATCCTTACGGGTCAGGGTTACCAGGTGGAGGCCCTGAAGACTTCCCTTCCAGAGGACCAGCTCATTGAGAAAATCCG TGATGTCCATGTTATCGGAATCCGATCAAAGACCAAGCTGAGCGAGAAGGTTTTGAGCGAAGCCAAGAATCTGATTGTCATCGGATGCTTCTGCATCGGCACCAACCAGGTCGACCTCAACTACGCTGCCCGCCGCGGAATCGCCGTCTTTAACTCTCCATTTGCCAACTCCCGCAGTGTTGCGGAGTTGGTCATTGCCGAAATCATCACCCTAGCACGACAACTCGGCGATCGATCGCTTGAAATGCACCGCGGTACCTGGAACAAAGTGAGCGCCAAGTGCTGGGAAGTGCGTGGAAAGACATTGG GAATTGTTGGCTATGGGCACATCGGCTCTCAGTTGTCGGTCCTCGCGGAGGCTTTGGGCATGAGCGTTATCTACTACGACGTGGTAACTTTGATGGCGCTGGGAACCGCCCGCCAAGTTCCTACGCTGGACAACCTCTTGGAGGAGGCCGATTTCGTGACTCTGCACGTGCCAGATCTCCCCGAAACGAGAAACATGATTTCAACCGCTCAACTGGCCCGTATGAAGGAGGGATCATATCTGATCAACGCGAGCCGCGGAACAGTTGTAGACATCCCTGCTTTGATCCAGGCCATGCGCTCAGGAAACATTGCAGGCGCTGCTTTGGATGTTTACCCCAATGAGCCGGCTGGCAATGGCGACTATTTCACCAACAATTTGAACCAGTGGGGCGAGGAACTCCGTAGCTTGAGCAACCTCATTCTCACCCCCCATATTGGTGGTAGCACAGAAGAAGCACAGAGCGCAATTGGTGTCGAAG TTGCCGACGCGTTGGTCCGCTACATCAACCTTGGTATCACTTTGGGCAGTGTCAACCTACCGGAAGTTCAACTGCGATCCCTGACTTTGGACGAGCCAGATCACGCCCGA GTTATCTATATCCACCGAAATGTCCCTGGTGTGTTGCGTAAAG TCAACGAGATTCTCGGTGACCACAACGTCGACAAGCAGCTCAGTGATAGCAAAGGAGAT CTGGCATATCTGATGGCCGATATCAGCAACGTAAGATATGAGCAAATCAAGGATATCGTCGAGAGCTTGGAAAGCCTGAGCT CCTGCATCATGACCAGGGTCCTCTATTAG
- a CDS encoding uncharacterized protein (EggNog:ENOG41~MEROPS:MER0031610), whose protein sequence is MISPLRSRLGNATLLGAHRHMRLVSTTSLPQPVSPLSFDLHAPANPKTDERTAPILFLHGLFGSKKNNRGISKALARDLRTHVYTVDLRNHGESPHDPRHDYTAMTEDILAFIDDHGLKEPILIGHSMGAKTAMAVALRSPETVAKVVAVDNAPTDTTLSSSFATYVRGMKKIEEANITRQAEADAILKDYEESLPIRQFLLGNLYRSPEDGIQRFRVPLDILGRSLNHLGDFPYKSPQEARYTKPSLFVRGTRSKYVPDDVLPAIGQFFPCFRLADIDAGHWLISEEPEAFRQAVVNFLQDP, encoded by the exons ATGATATCGCCTCTGCGCTCGCGGCTTGGGAATGCCACCCTGCTCGGCGCACATCGCCATATGCGACTAGTCTCTACAACATCGCTTCCTCAGCCCGTTTCGCCATTATCCTTTGATCTTCATGCGCCCGCAAATCCCAAAACAGACGAGAGAACGGCGCCAatcctctttcttcatgGCCTTTTCGGTTCTAAAAAGAACAACAGAGGAATTAGCAA AGCTCTAGCCAGAGATCTGAGGACTCATGTATACACAGTG GACCTGAGAAATCATGGAGAATCCCCTCACGACCCCCGCCATGACTATACAGCCATGACGGAAGATATACTGGCCTTCATCGACGACCATGGTCTGAAGGAGCCCATCCTGATAGGCCACTCCAT GGGCGCCAAGACGGCTATGGCGGTTGCCCTCCGTTCCCCTGAGACGGTAGCAAAAGTCGTTGCAGTTGACAATGCCCCGACCGACACCACGCTCAGCAGCTCGTTTGCTACCTACGTCCGGGGGATGAAAAAAATAGAGGAGGCCAACATTACCCGCCAGGCTGAGGCGGATGCCATCCTCAAAGATTACGAAGAG TCACTGCCCATCCGTCAATTCCTGCTCGGAAACTTGTATCGTTCACCAGAGGATGGAATTCAACGATTTCGTGTCCCGTTGGACATATTGGGTCGATCGCTAAACCATCTTGGAGACTTCCCCTATAAAAGTCCCCAGGAGGCACGGTACACTAAACCATCACTTTTTGTGCGAGGCACACGCAGCAAATACGTCCCAGATGACGTGCTGCCCGCCATTGGGCAATTTTTCCCGTGCTTTCGTCTAGCAGACATTGATGCTGGGCACTGGCTGATATCGGAAGAGCCTGAGGCTTTCAGACAAG CTGTGGTGAACTTTTTGCAGGATCCATAG